A region of Banduia mediterranea DNA encodes the following proteins:
- the edd gene encoding phosphogluconate dehydratase, with the protein MATHDALIRVTERIRERSATSRADYLRHRRAAAEAGATRHQISCTNLAHAFAASEPDDKDSLRGAQWPNLAIVSAYNDMLSAHQPLERFPELIKQAARKAGAVAQFAGGVPAMCDGVTQGQSGMELSLFSRDVIAMATAVSLSHNVFDGVLCLGVCDKIVPGLLIGALQFGHLPTIFVPGGPMTSGLSNPEKSRIRQLYTEGKVSRAELLDAEMKSYHGPGTCTFYGTANSNQMLMEMMGLHLPGAAFVNPNTPLRDALTAAAAQRCAAITALGDQYIPMHEVIDERAIVNGIVGLLATGGSTNHTIHLVAVAGAAGIVIDWSDFDELSAVVPLLARVYPNGSADVNHFHAAGGMGFLVRELLQAGLVHPDVNTVMGPGLEHYTREPFLKDGELIWRAAPDLSRDTEVLRGTAEPFSRDGGLRLLSGNLGRGVIKVSAVKPEHRKVSAPAVVFDDQNDLLTAFKNGELNRDFVAVVRFQGPRANGMPELHKLTPALGVLQDQGHHVALVTDGRMSGASGKVPAAIHLTPECLGGGPLARVRNGDMIHLDAERGRLDVDVAASDFLQREVAIPELTQNAWGMGRELFASFRAVATGAEQGAVSFGPAPEPTGAPVGVESTVTS; encoded by the coding sequence ATGGCCACGCATGATGCCTTGATCCGCGTCACCGAGCGCATCCGGGAACGGAGCGCCACGAGCCGTGCCGATTACCTGCGCCATCGGCGTGCGGCGGCCGAGGCGGGCGCCACCCGGCATCAGATTTCCTGTACCAATCTGGCGCATGCATTCGCGGCCTCGGAGCCGGATGACAAGGATTCGCTGCGCGGCGCGCAATGGCCGAATCTGGCGATCGTCTCGGCGTACAACGACATGCTGTCGGCCCATCAGCCGCTGGAGCGGTTTCCGGAGCTGATCAAGCAGGCCGCCCGCAAGGCCGGGGCAGTGGCGCAGTTCGCCGGCGGTGTCCCGGCGATGTGCGACGGCGTGACTCAGGGCCAGTCCGGCATGGAACTGTCGCTGTTCTCGCGCGACGTGATTGCGATGGCCACGGCTGTGTCCTTGTCGCACAACGTGTTCGATGGCGTGCTGTGCCTGGGCGTCTGCGACAAGATCGTGCCGGGTCTGCTGATCGGCGCTTTGCAGTTTGGACATCTTCCGACGATTTTCGTACCAGGCGGGCCGATGACTTCGGGGCTGTCCAATCCCGAGAAGTCGCGTATCCGCCAGCTCTATACCGAAGGCAAGGTGAGCCGGGCTGAGTTGCTGGACGCGGAGATGAAGTCCTATCACGGTCCGGGTACCTGCACGTTCTACGGCACGGCCAACAGCAACCAGATGCTGATGGAGATGATGGGGCTGCATCTGCCGGGCGCGGCCTTCGTCAATCCGAATACGCCGCTGCGGGATGCGCTGACCGCCGCCGCAGCGCAGCGCTGCGCTGCGATTACCGCTTTGGGCGATCAGTACATTCCAATGCACGAAGTGATTGACGAGCGGGCGATCGTCAACGGCATCGTCGGGCTGCTGGCGACGGGCGGCTCCACCAATCACACGATCCATCTGGTGGCGGTGGCCGGCGCCGCCGGCATCGTCATCGACTGGAGCGACTTCGACGAGCTGTCGGCGGTGGTGCCGCTGCTGGCGCGGGTTTATCCGAACGGCAGCGCTGACGTGAATCATTTTCACGCGGCCGGCGGCATGGGCTTTCTGGTTCGCGAATTGTTGCAGGCCGGACTCGTGCACCCGGACGTGAACACGGTGATGGGACCAGGGCTGGAGCACTACACGCGCGAGCCGTTCCTCAAGGACGGCGAGCTGATCTGGCGGGCAGCGCCCGATCTCAGTCGCGACACCGAGGTGCTGCGCGGTACGGCTGAACCGTTTTCTAGGGACGGTGGCCTGCGTCTGCTCAGCGGCAACCTCGGACGTGGCGTGATCAAGGTTTCCGCGGTCAAGCCGGAACATCGCAAGGTGTCGGCGCCGGCGGTGGTGTTCGACGATCAGAACGATTTGCTCACGGCGTTCAAGAACGGCGAACTGAATCGGGACTTCGTGGCGGTGGTGCGCTTCCAGGGGCCGCGCGCCAACGGCATGCCGGAACTGCACAAGCTGACGCCGGCATTGGGCGTGCTGCAGGACCAGGGCCATCATGTGGCCCTGGTCACGGATGGCCGTATGTCCGGTGCCTCCGGCAAGGTGCCGGCGGCGATTCACCTCACGCCGGAATGTCTGGGCGGCGGCCCCTTGGCGCGTGTCCGCAACGGCGACATGATCCACCTGGATGCGGAGCGCGGCCGCCTCGATGTCGACGTGGCAGCCAGTGATTTTCTGCAGCGCGAGGTCGCCATTCCCGAACTGACACAGAACGCCTGGGGCATGGGGCGCGAGCTGTTTGCCAGTTTCCGGGCCGTGGCCACCGGGGCGGAGCAGGGTGCGGTCAGTTTCGGCCCGGCGCCCGAACCGACCGGCGCCCCGGTCGGCGTCGAGTCCACTGTCACGTCCTGA
- the eda gene encoding bifunctional 4-hydroxy-2-oxoglutarate aldolase/2-dehydro-3-deoxy-phosphogluconate aldolase, translating to MNARELLAVQPVIPVMVIDDLDTAVPLARALVDGGVRLLEITMRTPAALEATRRIVEEVPNAIVGVGTLTTIADIALAIEAGASFGVSPGATPALLAAARDAGLPLLPGVMTPSDILSGLAEGYDTFKFFPAQQAGGMAMLKAFHGPFPDLVFCPTGGIDVSTAPQFLALPNVACVGGSWLAPKSAVQARDWPAITRLAAETQALRRS from the coding sequence ATGAATGCCCGAGAACTCCTTGCGGTTCAGCCGGTGATCCCGGTGATGGTGATCGACGATCTGGATACGGCGGTGCCGCTGGCGCGTGCGCTGGTCGACGGCGGCGTGCGCCTGTTGGAGATCACGATGCGCACGCCGGCGGCCCTTGAGGCGACGCGGCGTATTGTTGAAGAAGTACCGAACGCGATCGTCGGCGTCGGAACCCTGACGACGATCGCCGACATTGCCCTGGCGATCGAAGCCGGGGCCAGTTTCGGCGTCAGCCCGGGCGCGACCCCAGCCTTGCTGGCGGCGGCGCGCGATGCTGGATTGCCCTTGCTGCCCGGTGTGATGACGCCTTCTGACATCCTCAGCGGCCTGGCCGAGGGCTACGACACCTTCAAGTTCTTCCCGGCGCAGCAGGCGGGTGGCATGGCCATGCTCAAGGCTTTTCACGGCCCATTCCCGGATCTGGTGTTTTGCCCAACCGGTGGCATCGATGTGTCTACCGCGCCGCAGTTCCTGGCCCTGCCGAACGTGGCCTGTGTGGGCGGCTCCTGGCTGGCGCCGAAGTCAGCGGTGCAGGCTCGCGACTGGCCAGCGATCACGCGTCTGGCAGCGGAAACGCAGGCTTTGCGAAGAAGCTGA